The Chlorocebus sabaeus isolate Y175 chromosome 6, mChlSab1.0.hap1, whole genome shotgun sequence genome has a segment encoding these proteins:
- the TMEM59L gene encoding transmembrane protein 59-like yields MAAVALVPLPLLLLLLLLLASPPAASAPSARDPFAPQLGDTQNCQLRCRDRDLGPRPSQAGLEGASESPYDRAVLISACERGCRLFSICRFVARSSKPNATQTECEAACVEAYVKEAEQQACSHGCWSQPAEPEPEQKRTVLEAPSGALSLLDLFSTLCNDLVNSAQGFVSSTWTYYLQTDNGKVVVFQTQPVVESLGFQGSRLQRVEVTWRGSHPEALEVHVDPVGPLDKVRKAKIRVKTSSKAKVESEEPQDNDFLSCMSRRSGLPRWILACCLFLSVLVMLWLSCSTLVTAPGQHLKFQPLTLEQHKGFMIEPDWPLYPPPSHAYEDSPPPYKLKLDLTKL; encoded by the exons ATGGCTGCGGTGGCACTGGTGCcactgccgctgctgctgctgctgctgctgctgttggcaTCGCCGCCCGCCGCCTCCGCGCCGTCCGCCCGCGATCCCTTCGCCCCCCAGCTCGGTGACACGCAGAACTGCCAGCTGCGGTGCCGCGACCGCGACCTCGGCCCGCGGCCCTCGCAG GCGGGGCTGGAGGGCGCCTCGGAGTCTCCCTATGACAGAGCTGTTCTGATCAGCGCTTGCGAGCGTGGCTGCCGCCTCTTCTCCATCTGCCGATTCGTGGCCAGGAGCTCCAAGCCTAATGCCACCCAAACTGAGTGTGAAGCAG CCTGCGTGGAAGCCTATGTGAAGGAGGCAGAGCAGCAGGCCTGTAGCCATGGCTGCTGGAGCCAGCCTGCGGAGCCTGAGCCGGAGCAGAAG AGAACGGTCCTGGAGGCTCCAAGTGGGGCCCTCTCCCTCTTGGACTTGTTTTCCACCCTCTGCAATGACCTCGTCAACTCAGCCCAGGGATTTGTCTCCTCCACCTGGACATACTACTTGCAGACTGACAATGGGAAGGTGGTGGTGTTTCAG ACCCAGCCCGTAGTGGAGAGCCTCGGCTTCCAGGGGAGCCGTCTGCAGCGCGTGGAGGTGACCTGGCGAGGCTCCCACCCTGAAGCCCTGGAGGTGCACGTGG ACCCTGTAGGCCCCCTGGACAAGGTGAGGAAGGCCAAGATCCGAGTCAAGACCAGCAGCAAGGCCAAGGTGGAGTCTGAAGAGCCGCAGGACAATGACTTCCTCAGTTGCATGTCCCG GCGCTCGGGTCTGCCTCGCTGGATCCTGGCCTGCTGCCTCTTCCTCTCCGTGCTGGTTatgctgtggctgagctgctcCACCCTGGtgaccgcgcctggccagcaccTCAAGTTCCAG CCTCTGACCCTGGAGCAGCACAAGGGCTTCATGATTGAGCCTGATTGGCCCCTGTACCCTCCGCCGTCGCACGCCTATGAGGACAGCCCGCCACCCTACAAGCTGAAGCTGGACCTGACCAAGCTGTAG